One Corythoichthys intestinalis isolate RoL2023-P3 chromosome 9, ASM3026506v1, whole genome shotgun sequence DNA window includes the following coding sequences:
- the gli1 gene encoding zinc finger protein GLI1 isoform X1: MPVDMQPHQGLYHYDTSPGQPPRGLLPQDQSPYCEVPSLRAPLLNGPPQDCRTIYNPMTSTMGHGSAPVQSISHCHLDQYMRPPQAPPPLGMMGHRSMTSTEGNNAPYCNQNNMMSSHPNFCQSNSDQISSGDGSRFSTPRSMLKLSKKRALSISPLSDPSVDLQTVIRTSPNSLVAFVNARCTPNGNGGSSYGHLSVSSMSPSLGYSSSMNCQSRPQGSMYGGVGGSTTHTPGPCQASRLPAHNPRLHVPPKHGQLKTEPGLGVGMDAMTMKNLEERSEGDLASPSSTGTQVPEQDPLLGLLDGRDDLDKEDGKPEPETIYETNCHWESCNKEFDTQDQLVHHINNEHIHGEKKEFVCHWQECSREQRPFKAQYMLVVHMRRHTGEKPHKCTFEGCNKAYSRLENLKTHLRSHTGEKPYVCEHEGCNKAFSNASDRAKHQNRTHSNEKPYVCKIPGCTKRYTDPSSLRKHVKTVHGPEAHITKKHRGDTGPRPPGSSMTPGGPGTELLLEKEEKRREDCKLMAPDTILKSQPSPGGQSSCSSERSPLGSTNNNDSGVEMNLNAAGSLEDLTALEDGGTAGAGAGEAGSGTATMGMSAQALKRLENLKIDKLKQIRRPAPPSRCLPNKLPALPCSSDSMGMCAPSTLLSNRRVMELSSHELGGGTSISANANDRRGSGTSSLSSAYTVSRRSSMVSPYLSSRRSSDVSQMAAAGGCHLLGQDQSGGDPLSPETSRRGAPCPGGGALPGLSNLTPAQQYSLKAKYAAATGGPPPTPLPGMDQPGTPGRRGGIMSNYQGQPLPPFLQQSGTRRHSANTEYGTGVIYPHQAPGNTNRRASDPVRSIAADQLALPKRFNSLNNISMMGRRNALQHQDHRSTGIARHMYSPRPPSITENVMMESMGMDSQLPPLNARDHSMVIPPGERSFMGYQQQQMGGSGPLSNQLSPSHDPLGCPDQSYMKGHYQNQGGEVAPRVGGNPLGLARPVQPDVISNTLLQQAEYSMSNCQLSPSGHHYQTLGQGVEARTGQWRDGQSHAQSALQDQRSLPYSEANMAPQQAQVHFNNQTGLYNNAEGAHKLTIKPEQQFHPGMGDADACQSAKLQQQQLHLQQVQGYNPQTGARAMMSNSNSVTCDYQEQNQNSFSSGGGLSLGCAGTTLSEGQRSETPMMQVKEMMVRNYVQSQQALMWEQQQEQQHSPVKPPSLSDNLDLAGQASLMQHSPQNQNMYSNQSFASYPNQNLIMSPPTHSRESSSAILKEQMMGLQGACYSQEMVVPRPPPQGRKPLSRQNSLSQGGGSYMGSPQQLSPSHSVSSPRRPIRLPPVQHPQQPQHEMFSSNNNVYYSGHVHMGLEKHIDTQNGHCLPQEHNMGANLDPTAATKSTPMAPYSQSGPISNALENLDLDNARIDFTSIIDDAEPSSFSPLNHPIQGQTGSSSQTSSRLTTPQTSVTLSNMAVGDMTSMLNSLAGENKYLNTLS, translated from the exons TTTACTGCCACAAGACCAGTCTCCATACTGTGAAGTCCCCTCATTGCGAGCACCGTTACTCAACGGCCCTCCTCAGGACTGCAGAACCATTTACAATCCAATGACTTCCACTATGGGTCACGGATCGGCACCAGTGCAGAGCATCAGTCACTGTCACTTGGACCAATACATGAGGCCTCCCCAGGCTCCACCGCCCCTCGGGATGATGGGACACAGAAGCATGACGTCCACGGAAG GCAACAACGCCCCCTACTGCAACCAGAACAACATGATGTCTTCCCATCCCAACTTCTGCCAGTCAAACTCTGATCAGATTAGCTCGGGTGATG GTTCAAGATTCTCTACACCGCGCTCAATGCTGAAATTGAGCAAGAAACGAGCGCTGTCCATCTCGCCGCTGTCTGACCCTAGCGTGGACCTGCAGACGGTCATTCGGACTTCGCCCAACTCTCTTGTGGCCTTTGTAAATGCTCGCTGTACGCCCAACGGGAACGGCGGCAGCTCGTACGGGCATCTGTCTGTAAGCTCCATGAG CCCATCACTAGGCTATTCCAGTAGCATGAACTGCCAATCAAGGCCTCAGGGCTCCATGTATGGGGGAGTAGGCGGGAGTACAACGCACACACCAGGCCCGTGCCAGGCTTCTCGGCTTCCCGCACACAACCCTCGTCTCCACGTGCCGCCTAAACATGGACAA ctaaAAACCGAGCCGGGGCTGGGAGTGGGGATGGATGCCATGACTATGAAAAACTTGGAGGAGAGATCTGAGGGAGATTTGGCCAGCCCTTCATCCACCGGTACTCAGGTACCAGAACAA GATCCCCTCTTGGGTTTGCTGGATGGCAGAGACGACTTGGATAAGGAGGATGGGAAACCCGAACCTGAGACCATCTATGAAACAAACTGCCATTGGGAGAGCTGCAACAAGGAGTTTGACACGCAGGACCAACTCGTTCAC CATATCAACAATGAGCACATCCACGGCGAGAAGAAGGAGTTTGTTTGCCACTGGCAAGAGTGTTCTCGTGAGCAGAGGCCCTTTAAGGCCCAGTACATGCTTGTGGTTCACATGCGCAGGCACACAGGGGAAAAGCCACACAAGTGCACT TTTGAAGGTTGCAACAAGGCGTACTCCCGTTTAGAGAACCTAAAGACACACTTGCGCTCTCACACTGGGGAGAAACCCTACGTGTGTGAGCATGAGGGCTGCAACAAAGCCTTCTCCAATGCCTCCGATCGGGCTAAACACCAGAATCGAACACACTCAAATGAG AAACCCTACGTTTGCAAGATTCCCGGCTGCACCAAGCGGTACACGGACCCGAGCTCGCTACGTAAACATGTAAAGACAGTACACGGTCCAGAGGCCCACATCACCAAGAAGCACCGAGGCGACACAGGCCCTAGACCGCCTGGCTCATCTATGACCCCTGGAGGTCCGGGCACTGAATTGCTGCTGGAGAAGGAGGAGAAACGCCGGGAGGACTGTAAACTAATGGCTCCCGATACTATTCTG AAATCCCAGCCAAGCCCTGGTGGCCAGTCATCATGCAGCAGTGAACGTTCCCCTCTGGGCAGTACAAATAACAATGACAGTGGTGTGGAGATGAACCTTAATGCGGCAGGCAGCCTGGAAGACCTCACAGCCCTGGAGGATGGTGGAACAGCTGGGGCTGGCGCCGGGGAAGCAGGAAGCGGGACGGCAACAATGGGAATGTCAGCTCAGGCTCTCAAAAGGCTGGAGAACCTAAAGATTGACAAACTGAAGCAAATCAGGCGACCAGCGCCCCCTAGCCGTTGTCTCCCCAACAAGCTACCAGCGCTTCCTT GTTCAAGTGATTCAATGGGAATGTGCGCGCCATCAACACTTCTCTCAAATCGGCGCGTCATGGAGCTGTCCAGTCATGAGCTTGGAGGCGGGACTTCTATCAGCGCCAATGCCAACGACCGGAGAGGAAGCGGGACGAGCAGCCTGAGCTCCGCCTACACAGTCAGCCGCCGTTCCTCCATGGTGTCGCCTTACTTGTCCAGCCGGCGCTCCAGTGACGTCTCTCAGATGGCCGCTGCAGGTGGATGCCACCTTCTCGGCCAAGATCAAAGCGGTGGGGATCCCCTTTCCCCGGAAACTAGTCGTAGAGGAGCTCCCTGTCCAGGAGGTGGCGCGCTGCCTGGCCTTTCCAACCTGACACCAGCCCAGCAGTACAGTCTGAAGGCCAAGTATGCTGCAGCCACCGGTGGTCCACCGCCTACTCCCTTACCTGGAATGGATCAGCCGGGCACTCCCGGCAGACGAGGAGGCATTATGagcaactaccaggggcaacctCTGCCTCCATTCCTTCAGCAAAGTGGTACGCGTCGGCACAGTGCCAATACAGAGTACGGCACAGGTGTGATCTACCCTCACCAGGCTCCGGGTAACACAAATAGAAGGGCTAGTGACCCGGTGAGATCGATAGCAGCAGACCAGCTAGCCCTCCCAAAACGGTTCAACAGCCTCAACAATATATCCATGATGGGCCGGAGAAATGCTTTGCAACACCAAGACCACCGCAGTACTGGAATCGCACGTCATATGTATTCTCCTCGGCCCCCTAGCATTACAGAGAATGTCATGATGGAATCCATGGGTATGGACTCCCAGCTACCCCCTTTGAATGCGAGAGATCATTCCATGGTGATCCCACCTGGTGAGAGGAGCTTCATGGGATACCAGCAGCAGCAGATGGGAGGTAGCGGACCACTTTCGAACCAACTATCTCCAAGCCATGACCCTTTGGGATGCCCGGACCAAAGTTACATGAAAGGGCATTACCAGAACCAAGGAGGGGAAGTCGCTCCCAGGGTAGGTGGAAATCCTCTGGGTCTAGCGAGGCCTGTTCAACCAGACGTAATTTCTAATACACTTCTTCAACAGGCAGAGTACAGTATGAGCAACTGTCAACTCAGTCCATCAGGCCACCATTACCAGACCTTAGGTCAAGGAGTCGAGGCCAGAACTGGTCAATGGCGCGACGGCCAGAGCCACGCCCAAAGTGCTCTCCAGGACCAACGCAGCCTGCCGTATTCAGAAGCAAATATGGCGCCTCAGCAGGCACAAGTCCACTTTAACAATCAAACGGGCCTTTATAACAATGCAGAGGGAGCTCATAAACTCACCATCAAGCCTGAGCAGCAGTTCCACCCTGGCATGGGGGATGCTGATGCCTGTCAAAGTGCTAAGCTTCAGCAGCAGCAGCTCCACCTCCAGCAGGTCCAGGGTTACAATCCACAGACTGGCGCTCGAGCCATGATGAGTAACTCAAACAGTGTGACCTGTGACTATCAAGAACAGAACCAGAACTCCTTCTCCAGTGGTGGAGGCTTGAGTTTGGGATGCGCTGGTACCACTCTTTCTGAAGGCCAGAGGTCTGAAACACCCATGATGCAGGTAAAGGAGATGATGGTGAGGAACTATGTGCAGTCTCAGCAAGCCCTCATGTGGGAGCAGCAACAAGAACAGCAGCATAGTCCAGTAAAACCACCTTCACTTTCTGACAACTTGGATCTGGCCGGACAGGCATCATTAATGCAACACAGTCCCCAGAACCAAAATATGTACTCGAACCAGTCCTTCGCTTCCTATCCCAATCAGAACCTTATCATGAGCCCTCCGACACATAGCCGAGAATCCAGCTCGGCCATACTTAAAGAGCAGATGATGGGGCTCCAAGGTGcttgctacagtcaggaaatggtGGTCCCCAGGCCCCCTCCTCAAGGACGGAAACCTCTGAGTCGCCAGAACAGCTTATCACAAGGCGGTGGAAGCTACATGGGAAGTCCACAACAACTCAGCCCGTCCCACTCAGTTTCCAGCCCAAGAAGACCCATCCGACTGCCTCCAGTCCAGCACCCACAGCAACCACAGCATGAAATGTTCTCTTCCAATAATAATGTGTACTACTCAGGCCATGTCCATATGGGCCTAGAAAAACACATCGATACCCAGAATGGACATTGtctcccccaggaacacaacatgggAGCCAACCTAGACCCAACAGCTGCTACGAAATCTACGCCCATGGCTCCCTATTCACAATCCGGGCCCATTTCCAACGCCTTAGAAAACCTGGACCTGGATAACGCTCGCATAGACTTCACTTCCATCATTGATGATGCGGAACCCTCGTCCTTTAGCCCCTTAAACCATCCCATTCAGGGTCAAACCGGGTCTTCCTCGCAGACATCTTCACGTCTCACCACCCCACAGACCTCGGTCACCTTATCCAACATGGCGGTGGGGGATATGACGTCCATGCTCAACTCGCTCGCTGGGGAGAATAAGTACCTGAACACTTTGTCGTAG
- the gli1 gene encoding zinc finger protein GLI1 isoform X4, producing the protein MILGQDLSDPLLGLLDGRDDLDKEDGKPEPETIYETNCHWESCNKEFDTQDQLVHHINNEHIHGEKKEFVCHWQECSREQRPFKAQYMLVVHMRRHTGEKPHKCTFEGCNKAYSRLENLKTHLRSHTGEKPYVCEHEGCNKAFSNASDRAKHQNRTHSNEKPYVCKIPGCTKRYTDPSSLRKHVKTVHGPEAHITKKHRGDTGPRPPGSSMTPGGPGTELLLEKEEKRREDCKLMAPDTILKSQPSPGGQSSCSSERSPLGSTNNNDSGVEMNLNAAGSLEDLTALEDGGTAGAGAGEAGSGTATMGMSAQALKRLENLKIDKLKQIRRPAPPSRCLPNKLPALPCSSDSMGMCAPSTLLSNRRVMELSSHELGGGTSISANANDRRGSGTSSLSSAYTVSRRSSMVSPYLSSRRSSDVSQMAAAGGCHLLGQDQSGGDPLSPETSRRGAPCPGGGALPGLSNLTPAQQYSLKAKYAAATGGPPPTPLPGMDQPGTPGRRGGIMSNYQGQPLPPFLQQSGTRRHSANTEYGTGVIYPHQAPGNTNRRASDPVRSIAADQLALPKRFNSLNNISMMGRRNALQHQDHRSTGIARHMYSPRPPSITENVMMESMGMDSQLPPLNARDHSMVIPPGERSFMGYQQQQMGGSGPLSNQLSPSHDPLGCPDQSYMKGHYQNQGGEVAPRVGGNPLGLARPVQPDVISNTLLQQAEYSMSNCQLSPSGHHYQTLGQGVEARTGQWRDGQSHAQSALQDQRSLPYSEANMAPQQAQVHFNNQTGLYNNAEGAHKLTIKPEQQFHPGMGDADACQSAKLQQQQLHLQQVQGYNPQTGARAMMSNSNSVTCDYQEQNQNSFSSGGGLSLGCAGTTLSEGQRSETPMMQVKEMMVRNYVQSQQALMWEQQQEQQHSPVKPPSLSDNLDLAGQASLMQHSPQNQNMYSNQSFASYPNQNLIMSPPTHSRESSSAILKEQMMGLQGACYSQEMVVPRPPPQGRKPLSRQNSLSQGGGSYMGSPQQLSPSHSVSSPRRPIRLPPVQHPQQPQHEMFSSNNNVYYSGHVHMGLEKHIDTQNGHCLPQEHNMGANLDPTAATKSTPMAPYSQSGPISNALENLDLDNARIDFTSIIDDAEPSSFSPLNHPIQGQTGSSSQTSSRLTTPQTSVTLSNMAVGDMTSMLNSLAGENKYLNTLS; encoded by the exons atgatccttggacaagatttgtcc GATCCCCTCTTGGGTTTGCTGGATGGCAGAGACGACTTGGATAAGGAGGATGGGAAACCCGAACCTGAGACCATCTATGAAACAAACTGCCATTGGGAGAGCTGCAACAAGGAGTTTGACACGCAGGACCAACTCGTTCAC CATATCAACAATGAGCACATCCACGGCGAGAAGAAGGAGTTTGTTTGCCACTGGCAAGAGTGTTCTCGTGAGCAGAGGCCCTTTAAGGCCCAGTACATGCTTGTGGTTCACATGCGCAGGCACACAGGGGAAAAGCCACACAAGTGCACT TTTGAAGGTTGCAACAAGGCGTACTCCCGTTTAGAGAACCTAAAGACACACTTGCGCTCTCACACTGGGGAGAAACCCTACGTGTGTGAGCATGAGGGCTGCAACAAAGCCTTCTCCAATGCCTCCGATCGGGCTAAACACCAGAATCGAACACACTCAAATGAG AAACCCTACGTTTGCAAGATTCCCGGCTGCACCAAGCGGTACACGGACCCGAGCTCGCTACGTAAACATGTAAAGACAGTACACGGTCCAGAGGCCCACATCACCAAGAAGCACCGAGGCGACACAGGCCCTAGACCGCCTGGCTCATCTATGACCCCTGGAGGTCCGGGCACTGAATTGCTGCTGGAGAAGGAGGAGAAACGCCGGGAGGACTGTAAACTAATGGCTCCCGATACTATTCTG AAATCCCAGCCAAGCCCTGGTGGCCAGTCATCATGCAGCAGTGAACGTTCCCCTCTGGGCAGTACAAATAACAATGACAGTGGTGTGGAGATGAACCTTAATGCGGCAGGCAGCCTGGAAGACCTCACAGCCCTGGAGGATGGTGGAACAGCTGGGGCTGGCGCCGGGGAAGCAGGAAGCGGGACGGCAACAATGGGAATGTCAGCTCAGGCTCTCAAAAGGCTGGAGAACCTAAAGATTGACAAACTGAAGCAAATCAGGCGACCAGCGCCCCCTAGCCGTTGTCTCCCCAACAAGCTACCAGCGCTTCCTT GTTCAAGTGATTCAATGGGAATGTGCGCGCCATCAACACTTCTCTCAAATCGGCGCGTCATGGAGCTGTCCAGTCATGAGCTTGGAGGCGGGACTTCTATCAGCGCCAATGCCAACGACCGGAGAGGAAGCGGGACGAGCAGCCTGAGCTCCGCCTACACAGTCAGCCGCCGTTCCTCCATGGTGTCGCCTTACTTGTCCAGCCGGCGCTCCAGTGACGTCTCTCAGATGGCCGCTGCAGGTGGATGCCACCTTCTCGGCCAAGATCAAAGCGGTGGGGATCCCCTTTCCCCGGAAACTAGTCGTAGAGGAGCTCCCTGTCCAGGAGGTGGCGCGCTGCCTGGCCTTTCCAACCTGACACCAGCCCAGCAGTACAGTCTGAAGGCCAAGTATGCTGCAGCCACCGGTGGTCCACCGCCTACTCCCTTACCTGGAATGGATCAGCCGGGCACTCCCGGCAGACGAGGAGGCATTATGagcaactaccaggggcaacctCTGCCTCCATTCCTTCAGCAAAGTGGTACGCGTCGGCACAGTGCCAATACAGAGTACGGCACAGGTGTGATCTACCCTCACCAGGCTCCGGGTAACACAAATAGAAGGGCTAGTGACCCGGTGAGATCGATAGCAGCAGACCAGCTAGCCCTCCCAAAACGGTTCAACAGCCTCAACAATATATCCATGATGGGCCGGAGAAATGCTTTGCAACACCAAGACCACCGCAGTACTGGAATCGCACGTCATATGTATTCTCCTCGGCCCCCTAGCATTACAGAGAATGTCATGATGGAATCCATGGGTATGGACTCCCAGCTACCCCCTTTGAATGCGAGAGATCATTCCATGGTGATCCCACCTGGTGAGAGGAGCTTCATGGGATACCAGCAGCAGCAGATGGGAGGTAGCGGACCACTTTCGAACCAACTATCTCCAAGCCATGACCCTTTGGGATGCCCGGACCAAAGTTACATGAAAGGGCATTACCAGAACCAAGGAGGGGAAGTCGCTCCCAGGGTAGGTGGAAATCCTCTGGGTCTAGCGAGGCCTGTTCAACCAGACGTAATTTCTAATACACTTCTTCAACAGGCAGAGTACAGTATGAGCAACTGTCAACTCAGTCCATCAGGCCACCATTACCAGACCTTAGGTCAAGGAGTCGAGGCCAGAACTGGTCAATGGCGCGACGGCCAGAGCCACGCCCAAAGTGCTCTCCAGGACCAACGCAGCCTGCCGTATTCAGAAGCAAATATGGCGCCTCAGCAGGCACAAGTCCACTTTAACAATCAAACGGGCCTTTATAACAATGCAGAGGGAGCTCATAAACTCACCATCAAGCCTGAGCAGCAGTTCCACCCTGGCATGGGGGATGCTGATGCCTGTCAAAGTGCTAAGCTTCAGCAGCAGCAGCTCCACCTCCAGCAGGTCCAGGGTTACAATCCACAGACTGGCGCTCGAGCCATGATGAGTAACTCAAACAGTGTGACCTGTGACTATCAAGAACAGAACCAGAACTCCTTCTCCAGTGGTGGAGGCTTGAGTTTGGGATGCGCTGGTACCACTCTTTCTGAAGGCCAGAGGTCTGAAACACCCATGATGCAGGTAAAGGAGATGATGGTGAGGAACTATGTGCAGTCTCAGCAAGCCCTCATGTGGGAGCAGCAACAAGAACAGCAGCATAGTCCAGTAAAACCACCTTCACTTTCTGACAACTTGGATCTGGCCGGACAGGCATCATTAATGCAACACAGTCCCCAGAACCAAAATATGTACTCGAACCAGTCCTTCGCTTCCTATCCCAATCAGAACCTTATCATGAGCCCTCCGACACATAGCCGAGAATCCAGCTCGGCCATACTTAAAGAGCAGATGATGGGGCTCCAAGGTGcttgctacagtcaggaaatggtGGTCCCCAGGCCCCCTCCTCAAGGACGGAAACCTCTGAGTCGCCAGAACAGCTTATCACAAGGCGGTGGAAGCTACATGGGAAGTCCACAACAACTCAGCCCGTCCCACTCAGTTTCCAGCCCAAGAAGACCCATCCGACTGCCTCCAGTCCAGCACCCACAGCAACCACAGCATGAAATGTTCTCTTCCAATAATAATGTGTACTACTCAGGCCATGTCCATATGGGCCTAGAAAAACACATCGATACCCAGAATGGACATTGtctcccccaggaacacaacatgggAGCCAACCTAGACCCAACAGCTGCTACGAAATCTACGCCCATGGCTCCCTATTCACAATCCGGGCCCATTTCCAACGCCTTAGAAAACCTGGACCTGGATAACGCTCGCATAGACTTCACTTCCATCATTGATGATGCGGAACCCTCGTCCTTTAGCCCCTTAAACCATCCCATTCAGGGTCAAACCGGGTCTTCCTCGCAGACATCTTCACGTCTCACCACCCCACAGACCTCGGTCACCTTATCCAACATGGCGGTGGGGGATATGACGTCCATGCTCAACTCGCTCGCTGGGGAGAATAAGTACCTGAACACTTTGTCGTAG